From a region of the Chloroflexota bacterium genome:
- a CDS encoding RICIN domain-containing protein — MDFGKYFRLLIMLLLGFGVTAPQRVEAATGRLLRNDTGLYPRAIRLSHNGNANGRILASVVTFTNQGGVGAIYESLDNGQNFAQVGTVADPETAPGRGMCCSTLYELPQQIGAMPAGTLLWANSAGQDLANRRMALRIWKSNDLGRSWSYLSSCAVAGNTGGLWEPEFSIARDGQLVCYYSDETDGRYSQKLVQVRSRDGITWTDRRDTIASGLQSDRPGMAVVRKLPNGSYIMVFEICTPGGQFQCVVHYRSSVDGWDWGVASGLGIRPETADGRYFKHAPTIAWGPDANSSNGRLYLIGQLLYNANGTLAAGNGQTIMTNTQNGAGVWQTIQAPVAIPSAFNNYCPNYSSSLLPSADGASMLEIATDYDAGVCKPYYASGPSGASATNLSNGVYTITSKAGNGTFRLDVDGCNAVNLGKVQLYQPFNNNCQKWRVEVTGGYYTLTSLAGNGTFRLDVDGCNAVNLAKVQLYQPFDNDCQKWQIQAVGAGFYTITSKAGNGTFRLDVDGCNAVNLGKVQLYQPFDNDCQKWRLDRVQ; from the coding sequence ATGGATTTCGGCAAATATTTCAGATTGTTGATTATGCTGCTTTTGGGCTTTGGAGTGACTGCACCGCAGCGGGTTGAGGCGGCTACTGGCCGTTTATTGCGCAATGATACAGGTTTGTATCCACGGGCAATTCGTTTAAGCCATAATGGCAATGCAAATGGTCGGATTTTGGCTAGCGTCGTGACTTTTACCAACCAAGGTGGGGTTGGAGCAATTTATGAAAGCCTTGATAATGGCCAGAATTTTGCCCAAGTTGGCACGGTCGCTGATCCCGAAACTGCGCCTGGCCGGGGTATGTGTTGCAGTACGCTGTATGAATTGCCACAGCAAATTGGCGCAATGCCCGCCGGAACCTTGCTCTGGGCCAATTCGGCTGGTCAAGATCTTGCCAATCGGCGTATGGCCTTGCGAATTTGGAAAAGCAACGATCTTGGGCGTTCGTGGAGCTACCTTTCAAGCTGTGCAGTAGCTGGCAATACTGGCGGTCTGTGGGAGCCAGAGTTTAGCATAGCCCGTGATGGCCAATTGGTTTGCTATTATTCTGATGAAACAGATGGCCGCTATAGCCAAAAATTAGTGCAAGTGCGCTCACGCGATGGCATTACTTGGACCGATCGACGTGATACAATCGCCAGCGGTTTGCAATCGGATCGGCCTGGTATGGCGGTTGTGCGCAAATTGCCCAATGGCAGCTACATCATGGTTTTTGAAATTTGTACGCCTGGTGGGCAATTTCAATGTGTCGTGCATTATCGCAGCTCAGTTGATGGCTGGGATTGGGGCGTAGCCAGCGGCTTAGGTATTCGTCCAGAAACCGCCGATGGGCGCTATTTCAAACATGCCCCAACCATTGCGTGGGGGCCAGATGCCAATAGCAGCAATGGACGCTTATATTTGATTGGTCAGCTGCTGTATAACGCCAATGGCACGCTCGCGGCTGGCAATGGTCAAACGATTATGACCAATACCCAAAATGGAGCTGGGGTATGGCAAACCATCCAAGCTCCAGTTGCGATTCCAAGTGCCTTCAACAATTATTGCCCCAACTATAGCTCAAGCTTGCTGCCCTCGGCTGATGGTGCGAGCATGCTCGAAATTGCCACCGATTATGATGCTGGTGTTTGCAAGCCCTACTATGCCAGTGGCCCTAGCGGCGCGAGTGCAACAAACCTCAGTAATGGGGTCTATACCATTACATCCAAGGCTGGCAATGGCACGTTTCGGCTTGATGTTGATGGCTGTAATGCTGTTAATCTGGGCAAAGTGCAGCTCTATCAACCATTCAACAATAACTGCCAAAAATGGCGGGTCGAGGTAACTGGTGGCTACTATACGCTCACATCATTGGCCGGCAATGGCACATTTCGCTTAGATGTTGATGGCTGTAATGCGGTTAATCTAGCCAAAGTGCAGCTCTATCAACCATTCGATAACGATTGTCAGAAATGGCAGATTCAAGCGGTGGGAGCGGGCTTTTATACGATTACTTCCAAGGCCGGTAATGGCACATTTCGTTTAGATGTCGATGGTTGCAATGCCGTCAATCTGGGCAAAGTGCAGCTCTATCAGCCGTTCGATAACGATTGCCAGAAATGGCGCTTGGATCGCGTTCAATAG